One segment of Sandaracinaceae bacterium DNA contains the following:
- a CDS encoding DUF938 domain-containing protein, with translation MNHPDARRSAPATERNREPIFAALSSRLPVSGGLLLEVASGTGEHACHLAPRLPGWTWQPTDVDDHALTSIAAWRAHLGVEACVLPPLRLDTCEFPWPVERADAVLCTNMIHISPFAATEGLMRGAKALLPVGGRLFTYGPYKLDGQHTAPSNEAFDQSLRDRDPSWGVRDVAEVTTAALREGLRFVERITMPANNLVLVFAREA, from the coding sequence ATGAACCATCCTGACGCACGACGCTCCGCGCCTGCGACCGAGCGCAACCGTGAGCCCATCTTTGCCGCGTTGTCGAGCCGGCTGCCCGTCAGTGGCGGCCTGCTGCTCGAGGTGGCTAGCGGAACCGGCGAACATGCCTGTCACCTGGCCCCTCGCCTTCCGGGTTGGACCTGGCAGCCCACCGACGTGGACGACCATGCCCTCACCAGCATCGCGGCGTGGCGCGCCCACCTGGGCGTCGAGGCATGTGTCCTGCCGCCGCTGCGTCTCGACACGTGCGAGTTTCCCTGGCCGGTCGAGCGCGCGGACGCGGTGCTCTGCACCAACATGATCCACATCAGCCCGTTCGCGGCGACGGAGGGCTTGATGCGCGGCGCGAAGGCCCTGCTCCCGGTGGGTGGGCGCCTCTTCACCTACGGCCCCTACAAGCTGGACGGTCAGCACACCGCCCCCAGCAACGAGGCCTTCGATCAGAGCCTGCGCGACCGAGATCCCTCGTGGGGCGTGCGCGACGTGGCCGAGGTCACCACCGCCGCGCTGCGCGAGGGCCTGCGCTTCGTGGAGCGCATCACCATGCCTGCCAACAATCTGGTCCTGGTCTTCGCTCGGGAGGCATAG